The following are from one region of the Phormidium sp. PBR-2020 genome:
- a CDS encoding glutathione S-transferase family protein, with protein sequence MRLLQFSTSHYCRKVRLALGYKQIPYEVENLTPGAHRFKLKPLVGLTTVPVLLPESPDGPVAVGDSTEILKFLEGYSPEPSWAVEESEGHRRAWLLEDWLDESIGTATRFLYYDFRAKEGKSVNPSWFAQTLVKVVRVQYDISPAGVALARQRLMLALTELGAVWQESPYLVGDRLSVADITAAGLLSPLALIPQYRQDYPWLFERIEQIHECCQEPLPPGLMS encoded by the coding sequence ATGCGCCTTCTTCAGTTCAGCACCTCCCACTATTGCCGTAAGGTTCGCCTGGCCTTGGGCTATAAGCAGATTCCCTATGAGGTGGAGAACTTAACTCCCGGTGCTCACCGCTTCAAATTGAAACCGTTGGTGGGGTTGACGACGGTTCCTGTGTTGTTGCCCGAATCTCCTGACGGCCCGGTGGCGGTCGGGGACTCGACGGAGATTTTAAAGTTTTTAGAGGGATACTCCCCTGAGCCGTCTTGGGCCGTGGAGGAGTCTGAGGGTCATCGCCGGGCCTGGCTGTTGGAAGATTGGCTCGATGAGAGTATTGGCACGGCTACCCGCTTTCTCTATTACGATTTCCGAGCCAAGGAGGGAAAATCGGTCAATCCCTCTTGGTTTGCGCAAACCTTAGTTAAGGTGGTGCGGGTTCAGTATGATATCAGTCCGGCCGGGGTGGCTTTGGCTCGCCAGCGTCTAATGTTGGCGTTGACGGAACTGGGAGCGGTATGGCAAGAATCGCCCTATTTGGTGGGCGATCGCCTCAGTGTGGCGGATATTACAGCGGCGGGACTGTTGAGTCCCCTGGCGTTGATTCCGCAATACCGACAGGACTATCCCTGGCTGTTTGAGCGGATTGAGCAGATTCACGAGTGTTGTCAGGAACCCCTCCCCCCAGGATTGATGTCATGA
- a CDS encoding penicillin-binding protein 2, with amino-acid sequence MFNLFVLQVLEGPRLQEWAAAQQQPPPRSLVPRRMIVDARGVPLALDSPVFDLYAHPKLFTAPPREIAAELGVLLGESPAQLQHKFNSAPSGISLADWLPQQVAVRIARLRFDGLELVRSSRRLYPQKESAAAVLGYVDMDGNGGAGLESTQNEILEREAVWVGEDLQKRGIIDRAAPPFARFDDQRLQLTLDTRLQQTAEEVLAQKMEEFGAKQGTVIVMDAWDGSLLSLVSLPSYDPNEFYEAPLERFQNWALHDLYEPGSTFKPINVAIALESGAIRPTDTFNDPGRIMVDGWPISNYDYAYAGGRGELTLTDILRDSSNVGMVRIMERMEPSDYYDWLQRVELGEATQIDLPFETEGLLKSRQAFLASPVEAATTSFGQGFAISPIQLVRLYGSLANGGYLVTPHVVQGLVDTAGRLQHEPQRPQRVRIFSEETVRNVVKMMEDAVEEGTGQNARIPGYRIAGKTGTAQKSLGDGGGYSSSAVVASFVAIFPAENPRYLVFVALDEPLSGTGGQVAAPVSRSVIERMITLYQIPPS; translated from the coding sequence ATGTTCAATCTATTTGTTCTACAAGTTCTCGAAGGGCCCCGACTTCAGGAATGGGCGGCAGCTCAGCAGCAACCGCCGCCCCGGAGTCTCGTGCCACGACGGATGATTGTGGATGCCCGAGGAGTCCCCTTGGCGCTTGACAGTCCTGTCTTTGATCTGTACGCCCACCCGAAACTGTTCACCGCACCCCCACGGGAAATTGCCGCCGAGTTGGGGGTGCTATTGGGGGAATCTCCCGCTCAACTTCAACACAAATTCAACAGTGCCCCCAGCGGCATTTCCTTGGCAGACTGGTTACCGCAACAGGTCGCCGTGCGCATTGCCCGACTCCGCTTCGATGGCTTAGAACTTGTCCGCTCATCTCGTCGGTTGTACCCACAGAAGGAGAGTGCAGCGGCGGTGTTGGGATATGTGGATATGGATGGGAATGGCGGGGCGGGACTGGAGTCTACCCAAAACGAGATTTTAGAACGAGAAGCCGTCTGGGTGGGTGAAGATCTCCAAAAGCGGGGGATTATCGATCGCGCGGCCCCTCCCTTTGCTCGCTTTGATGATCAACGGCTGCAACTAACCCTAGACACCCGCCTACAACAAACAGCGGAGGAGGTTTTGGCTCAAAAAATGGAGGAATTTGGGGCCAAACAGGGAACGGTCATCGTGATGGATGCCTGGGATGGCTCCCTGTTGTCGTTAGTGTCTCTGCCCTCCTACGATCCCAATGAGTTTTATGAGGCTCCGCTGGAACGCTTCCAGAATTGGGCGTTGCATGACTTATATGAACCCGGTTCTACGTTCAAACCTATCAATGTGGCGATCGCCCTAGAGTCAGGAGCCATCCGGCCTACGGATACCTTCAATGATCCCGGCCGCATCATGGTCGATGGCTGGCCCATCTCTAACTATGATTATGCCTATGCCGGGGGTCGAGGAGAACTGACCTTGACGGATATTCTGCGGGATTCGAGCAATGTGGGCATGGTTCGCATTATGGAGCGGATGGAGCCTAGTGATTATTATGATTGGCTACAACGGGTAGAGTTAGGAGAAGCAACCCAGATTGATCTGCCCTTTGAAACGGAAGGACTTCTTAAAAGCCGTCAGGCGTTTCTTGCGTCTCCTGTCGAGGCGGCTACCACCTCCTTTGGCCAGGGATTTGCCATTTCCCCAATTCAGTTAGTCCGCCTCTATGGCAGTTTAGCCAATGGGGGCTATTTAGTGACGCCCCATGTGGTTCAAGGACTGGTAGATACGGCAGGCCGGTTACAGCATGAGCCTCAGCGCCCCCAACGGGTTCGCATTTTTTCTGAAGAAACGGTACGCAATGTGGTCAAGATGATGGAGGATGCGGTCGAAGAAGGAACGGGTCAAAATGCTCGGATTCCGGGTTATCGCATTGCTGGGAAAACCGGGACGGCTCAGAAAAGTTTAGGGGATGGGGGCGGCTATTCCAGTTCGGCAGTGGTGGCCAGTTTTGTGGCGATTTTTCCTGCTGAGAATCCCCGCTATTTGGTCTTTGTTGCCCTAGACGAACCGTTGTCTGGGACGGGAGGACAGGTGGCGGCCCCGGTGAGCCGGTCCGTGATTGAACGGATGATCACCCTCTATCAGATTCCTCCAAGTTGA
- a CDS encoding DNA phosphorothioation-associated protein 4 — MMVHRVRVDKDKADLVRSLLRQGEMTTSPFPTYADILAFAAALGAKHKRRSPIAAAVSREPTPVALDIFISRGYDRLIQLLAIMATEDASILSPTDSQAEAQRLQIFEEYANGGLEILQGELRGAVDYTENLLLLLTAVCNPNTQEANSFDLRRFL; from the coding sequence ATCATGGTACATCGGGTGCGTGTGGACAAGGATAAGGCGGATTTGGTGCGATCGCTGCTACGTCAGGGAGAGATGACGACGTCTCCCTTCCCCACCTATGCGGATATTTTGGCCTTTGCGGCGGCACTCGGGGCCAAACATAAGCGGCGATCGCCCATTGCGGCCGCGGTCAGCCGCGAACCAACCCCTGTGGCCCTCGATATTTTTATCTCCCGTGGCTATGACCGCCTGATTCAACTGTTGGCCATCATGGCCACCGAAGATGCCAGCATTCTCTCCCCCACTGACTCCCAGGCAGAAGCTCAACGGCTGCAAATTTTTGAGGAGTATGCCAATGGCGGTTTGGAAATTCTCCAAGGAGAACTACGAGGAGCCGTGGACTACACGGAAAACCTCTTATTGCTGCTGACGGCTGTCTGTAACCCCAATACCCAAGAGGCAAATAGTTTTGATTTACGGCGTTTTTTATAG
- a CDS encoding cation:proton antiporter — MTPLNLLLPQLSGEIKHLPILHLAQVLSPTDDPVAIFLIILAIMLVAPLLFERFKMPGIIGLILAGVVVGPHGLGVLELDSTIDLLGTVGLLFLMFLGGLETSLEDLRQNAKGAISFGLATFLLPMVIGTAAILMLDYSLLAAILVASTFASHTLVALPVLNRLGIMKSRVVTSTLGATLITNVLALLVLAVVVRAEEGELTLEFWLFLIPSLIIYTFATLWGIPKLGRWFFIKFGHDDRAEFMFVLAALFVVSYLANLIQIEPIVGAFLAGVAITPLVPQLSPLMNRIQFIGNTLFVPFFLISVGMLVDPMILIEEPEALLVAGVMVAAEVVSKLAAAWGSGWFLKWSGPGRMVGFGLSIAQAASTLAAATVALDIGLVDEVTINGVILMILITCVASPWITARWGAQLDTPQAQSSEHSEEDRAQDGWWARILVPVANPNTEDRLLQLAIILAKRKEGTLLPLHVLSDRGGPVSSAAREGQKQLLSTAEMIAHGAVTAVETIGRVDDSIDWGILRVAQERNASLVICGWKGYSTYRENFFGSVIDNVVRQSPVPVLVARFPKPLENIQRVRLAVTDAQVASPLFRPTLRLAQSVANELKSDLAILQVLPSRAESPRVNLSDLEEVSLDLKRGGLVVQVITVLEPNDLLVLIAGKTRAGGPALGRAAETIARSQPKSSMLILHFPEEREES, encoded by the coding sequence ATGACTCCCCTCAATCTACTTTTGCCTCAGCTTAGTGGTGAGATTAAACACCTACCAATCCTCCACTTGGCCCAAGTCCTGAGTCCCACCGACGATCCTGTTGCCATTTTCCTGATTATTCTGGCCATCATGTTAGTGGCACCGCTTTTATTTGAGCGGTTCAAAATGCCCGGTATTATCGGACTCATTTTAGCCGGAGTGGTTGTCGGTCCTCACGGTTTAGGAGTTCTCGAACTCGACAGCACCATTGACCTGTTAGGGACGGTCGGCTTATTGTTTTTAATGTTTCTGGGAGGATTGGAAACTAGCCTAGAAGATTTACGCCAGAATGCCAAAGGTGCGATTAGTTTTGGTTTGGCGACGTTCTTATTACCCATGGTGATCGGAACGGCTGCAATCCTGATGCTCGACTATTCCCTACTGGCTGCAATCCTTGTCGCTTCTACCTTTGCCTCTCATACCCTCGTCGCCCTACCGGTGTTAAATCGTCTGGGAATTATGAAGTCGCGGGTCGTCACCTCAACCCTTGGGGCAACTCTGATTACCAATGTTTTAGCTCTACTGGTCTTAGCGGTTGTTGTTCGTGCTGAAGAGGGAGAACTGACCCTAGAATTTTGGTTATTTTTAATTCCTTCCCTAATTATTTACACGTTTGCTACCTTATGGGGCATTCCCAAACTGGGCCGTTGGTTTTTTATTAAGTTTGGCCATGATGATCGAGCCGAATTTATGTTTGTCCTGGCGGCTTTATTTGTGGTCTCTTATTTAGCCAACCTGATCCAAATTGAGCCGATTGTCGGTGCCTTCTTAGCGGGGGTTGCCATTACACCACTGGTGCCGCAACTCAGTCCGCTGATGAATCGGATTCAGTTTATCGGCAATACCCTGTTTGTGCCCTTTTTCCTCATTTCTGTGGGGATGTTAGTGGACCCGATGATTTTGATCGAAGAGCCAGAAGCCTTGCTAGTGGCGGGGGTCATGGTTGCAGCGGAGGTGGTGAGTAAATTGGCGGCGGCTTGGGGAAGCGGCTGGTTTTTGAAATGGTCTGGCCCCGGTCGTATGGTGGGGTTTGGCTTATCCATCGCTCAGGCGGCCTCGACCCTAGCGGCGGCTACGGTGGCCCTGGATATTGGCTTAGTGGATGAGGTAACCATCAATGGGGTAATCCTGATGATTTTGATTACCTGTGTTGCCTCTCCCTGGATTACCGCTCGCTGGGGGGCACAATTGGATACACCTCAAGCCCAGTCGTCAGAACATAGCGAGGAAGACCGTGCACAAGACGGATGGTGGGCAAGAATTTTAGTGCCGGTGGCCAACCCCAATACAGAAGATCGACTGCTGCAATTGGCGATTATCTTGGCCAAGCGCAAAGAAGGCACCCTACTGCCGCTGCATGTTTTATCCGATCGCGGGGGGCCTGTGTCCTCGGCGGCACGGGAGGGACAAAAACAGCTCTTAAGTACCGCCGAGATGATTGCTCATGGAGCGGTGACGGCAGTGGAAACCATCGGGCGGGTGGATGATTCCATCGATTGGGGGATTCTGCGAGTTGCCCAGGAGCGCAATGCCAGTCTCGTCATTTGTGGTTGGAAAGGCTATTCCACCTATCGCGAGAATTTCTTTGGCAGTGTTATCGATAATGTCGTTCGTCAATCCCCCGTTCCGGTGTTGGTCGCGCGCTTTCCCAAACCTTTGGAAAATATACAACGGGTGCGATTAGCGGTCACCGATGCTCAGGTGGCGTCGCCTCTGTTTCGGCCAACGTTGAGGTTGGCTCAGTCGGTAGCCAATGAATTGAAAAGTGATCTCGCGATTCTACAGGTGCTTCCGAGTCGCGCAGAGTCGCCACGGGTTAACTTATCTGATTTGGAGGAGGTAAGCCTAGATCTTAAGCGTGGCGGCTTAGTGGTTCAGGTGATTACGGTCTTAGAACCGAATGATTTATTGGTGTTAATTGCCGGTAAAACTCGTGCCGGTGGCCCGGCGTTAGGCCGGGCTGCGGAAACGATCGCCCGCAGTCAACCGAAGTCCTCGATGTTGATTTTGCATTTTCCCGAAGAGCGGGAGGAGAGTTGA
- a CDS encoding type I glyceraldehyde-3-phosphate dehydrogenase, giving the protein MIRVAINGFGRIGRNFLRCWLTRENTGLEIVGVNDTSDPKTNAHLLKYDTMLGKLDAEVSCDSNSIIVNGKTIKCVSDRNPLNLPWKEWDIDLVVESTGVFVTEEGASKHLQAGAKKVLITAPGKGGEIGTYVMGVNHESYKHEDYNVVSNASCTTNCLAPIVKVLHENFGIIKGTMTTTHSYTGDQRLLDASHRDVRRARAAAMNIVPTSTGAAKAVALVIPEMKGKLNGIALRVPTPNVSVVDLVAQVERKTFTEQLNEVLHSAANGHMKGILGYSDEPLVSTDYKGANESSIVDSSLTLVMDGDLIKVVAWYDNEWGYSQRVVDLAELVSEKWVG; this is encoded by the coding sequence GTGATTAGAGTAGCAATTAATGGTTTTGGACGTATTGGACGCAACTTTTTGCGTTGCTGGCTAACCCGTGAAAATACCGGGTTGGAAATTGTGGGGGTTAACGACACCTCCGACCCGAAAACCAATGCGCACTTGCTCAAGTATGACACCATGCTGGGCAAGTTGGACGCAGAGGTCAGTTGCGATAGTAATTCGATTATTGTCAACGGTAAGACGATTAAATGCGTCAGTGATCGCAATCCCCTCAATCTCCCCTGGAAAGAGTGGGATATTGACTTAGTGGTGGAATCCACCGGGGTCTTCGTCACGGAAGAAGGTGCATCCAAGCACTTGCAGGCTGGCGCGAAAAAGGTTCTCATCACCGCCCCGGGTAAAGGCGGCGAGATTGGAACCTACGTGATGGGGGTTAACCACGAAAGCTATAAGCACGAGGACTACAACGTGGTGAGCAACGCCAGTTGTACCACCAACTGCTTAGCGCCCATCGTCAAGGTGTTGCATGAGAACTTCGGCATCATCAAAGGCACCATGACCACCACCCACAGTTACACCGGAGACCAGCGGTTACTCGATGCCAGTCACCGGGATGTCCGTCGTGCTCGGGCCGCGGCCATGAACATTGTCCCCACCTCCACCGGTGCAGCCAAAGCCGTGGCCCTGGTCATTCCGGAAATGAAAGGGAAGCTCAACGGGATTGCGCTGCGGGTTCCCACCCCCAACGTATCTGTGGTGGACCTCGTGGCTCAAGTTGAGCGTAAAACCTTCACTGAGCAATTGAACGAAGTGCTCCATAGTGCGGCCAATGGTCACATGAAAGGCATCTTGGGTTACAGTGATGAACCTCTCGTCTCTACGGACTACAAGGGAGCTAACGAGTCCTCCATCGTCGATTCCAGCCTCACTTTGGTCATGGATGGAGATCTGATTAAAGTCGTTGCCTGGTATGACAACGAATGGGGCTACAGTCAACGGGTGGTTGACTTGGCTGAACTGGTTTCTGAGAAATGGGTCGGCTAG